One Desulfobulbus propionicus DSM 2032 DNA segment encodes these proteins:
- a CDS encoding HlyD family secretion protein produces MNIRFSQREQQPADVSQGMKVPYTPGRRAVASWRWWIILALVASPFFYLLYQLVLPLVVVTAPGVVVLDKETLVAVTESVVDRVLVQPGERVRRGQEVARLSAPKLEQQIETVETMLEPVSGSLAGPKRLALYRQQELHAARAVAHQEQRLAVVARLRAQGAATEAEVNAIRSQLDAARHVLVQAQLERTEAEGQAAVPSSPATGAPLSREQLQRQLPLLQAQRQPLTLVADGDGTVLEILAERGSVLDAGAGVLVIGRQERPHVEAYMRPEQVKWVSAGTRATVTVAGDLSLEATVRDAPGQTRRLPAELSSAIGSREMMVLVTLDPVKPLPVQQAIEGLPVRVRFHRAW; encoded by the coding sequence ATGAACATTCGTTTCAGTCAACGGGAGCAACAGCCCGCGGATGTCAGCCAGGGGATGAAGGTTCCCTATACGCCGGGAAGGCGGGCCGTTGCTTCCTGGCGCTGGTGGATCATCCTCGCCCTGGTGGCCAGTCCGTTCTTCTATCTGCTCTACCAGCTGGTTCTGCCGTTGGTGGTGGTGACCGCGCCCGGCGTCGTTGTCCTGGACAAGGAAACCCTGGTCGCGGTGACCGAGAGCGTGGTTGACCGCGTCCTTGTCCAGCCGGGTGAACGGGTACGGCGGGGCCAAGAGGTGGCGCGGCTGAGCGCGCCCAAGCTTGAACAGCAAATCGAAACCGTGGAGACGATGCTGGAACCAGTGTCCGGATCGCTTGCCGGACCAAAGAGGCTGGCCCTTTATCGCCAGCAGGAGCTGCATGCGGCCAGGGCCGTGGCCCATCAGGAGCAGCGCCTGGCCGTTGTCGCCCGTTTGCGCGCCCAGGGAGCGGCCACCGAGGCCGAGGTCAATGCAATCCGCTCCCAGCTTGACGCGGCGCGGCATGTCCTAGTCCAGGCGCAACTGGAACGAACCGAGGCCGAGGGGCAGGCAGCGGTGCCGTCATCGCCGGCCACGGGAGCCCCTCTCTCCCGTGAGCAGTTGCAACGGCAACTCCCTCTGTTGCAGGCGCAACGGCAGCCGTTGACGCTTGTTGCCGACGGCGACGGCACGGTGCTGGAGATTCTGGCTGAACGGGGCAGCGTGCTGGACGCCGGCGCGGGGGTGCTAGTGATCGGCCGGCAGGAACGGCCCCATGTGGAGGCCTATATGCGGCCGGAACAGGTCAAGTGGGTGAGCGCGGGAACGCGGGCCACGGTCACCGTTGCCGGCGATCTGTCCCTGGAGGCAACGGTGCGGGACGCACCCGGCCAGACGCGCCGTCTTCCGGCGGAGCTTAGTTCGGCGATCGGCAGCCGCGAAATGATGGTACTGGTGACCCTCGATCCGGTCAAACCGCTGCCTGTCCAGCAGGCCATCGAGGGACTGCCGGTCCGGGTCCGTTTTCATCGCGCGTGGTAA
- a CDS encoding TolC family protein — MRVPMMFRAPLACRPAVTLLVLLVFLLCPVRLLAGTAESVHGLDELEGGLIRADEVQIAAADLEAGQAQLDQRQSEQGWKLFAGAGTGLTEDAALSGDDRRYTTYDVRAGLRRPLLGRADAERREVVEAQTSVREKEQQVRLARLQSLALLRQAYVTYWAAQEKQRLGQTFLAGEAKQRQLLTRRQQAGYLLEADRLEFLSSFDLVRRNQETLRVTQQTALHTIQRLTGISLPFIAQTPRFARPKDDLADLPRRAMDDFPAVALLRERLRGLEQQIPLTSHAGTSAHFDLYTAAGVDDGDKEPEYSLGVNFAVELPLGTIARNDNAAQRSAQTLAAKCRRELALERDNVRLRVEEAQALYRASRADLGFAGQRLQAAGQRVKENKLRIAMEGDTLEQLQQSRYAYYQASLDAVDAQARQYGQLITLLAHTPLAAQRQEDRRPREEGSPVEKIDPRLLGEVSAAGTEKQVVEAESPLAGRGVNTLYVWRSDRFRQQEQADSAFVPALRKTGVERLLLSLDQRQIDSLATPEARAIFSSWIERLHGQGITVELLLGEPSWILAQHRPRLVEIVASLADLPFAGLHLDLEIDQLDERHRRDTKMLTEWAATVEAARRASPWPVGVSLHPRTLKPNGKKKELGAMLDRLQVTEVVLMIYAANPQRVAEVATPILQAFPRQRFSVAQSVEPELSTEESHYQAGRAQFTARMTRLAQLLAAPNFHGLVVQDWSRWQEMQP, encoded by the coding sequence CGAAGGCGGGTTGATCCGGGCGGATGAGGTCCAGATCGCCGCCGCCGATCTGGAGGCTGGCCAAGCCCAGTTGGATCAGCGGCAAAGTGAACAGGGATGGAAGCTCTTTGCTGGCGCGGGGACCGGCTTGACCGAGGATGCCGCGCTCAGTGGCGACGATCGCCGGTACACCACCTACGATGTGCGCGCCGGCCTGCGCCGCCCCCTGTTGGGGCGTGCCGATGCCGAGCGCCGGGAGGTGGTCGAGGCCCAGACATCGGTGCGGGAAAAGGAGCAGCAGGTACGCCTCGCCCGCCTCCAGTCCTTGGCCCTGCTCCGCCAAGCCTATGTCACCTACTGGGCAGCCCAGGAAAAACAGCGGCTGGGCCAGACCTTTCTTGCCGGTGAAGCCAAACAGCGCCAGCTCCTGACCCGCCGGCAGCAGGCAGGTTATCTGCTGGAAGCCGACCGGCTCGAGTTTCTTTCCTCCTTTGATCTGGTCCGTCGCAACCAGGAAACCCTGCGGGTCACCCAGCAGACCGCCCTGCACACCATCCAGAGGTTGACCGGAATTTCCCTGCCGTTCATTGCCCAGACACCCCGTTTTGCCCGGCCCAAGGACGATCTTGCTGACCTGCCGCGACGGGCCATGGACGACTTTCCCGCTGTGGCGCTCCTGCGGGAGCGGCTGCGGGGGCTGGAACAGCAGATTCCCCTGACGAGCCATGCCGGCACCAGCGCCCATTTCGATCTGTACACCGCCGCTGGCGTCGATGACGGCGACAAGGAACCGGAGTACAGTCTTGGGGTCAATTTCGCGGTTGAATTGCCGCTGGGCACCATCGCCAGGAATGACAATGCCGCCCAGCGCTCTGCCCAAACCTTGGCCGCCAAATGCCGCCGGGAACTGGCGCTGGAGCGAGACAATGTCCGCCTCCGGGTCGAGGAGGCCCAGGCCCTGTACCGCGCTTCGCGAGCCGATCTGGGCTTTGCCGGCCAACGGCTTCAGGCGGCCGGCCAGCGGGTCAAGGAGAACAAACTGCGGATCGCTATGGAGGGGGATACTCTGGAGCAGCTGCAACAAAGTCGGTACGCTTACTATCAGGCGTCCCTCGACGCGGTGGACGCCCAGGCCCGGCAATACGGTCAGCTGATTACCCTGCTCGCCCATACACCCCTCGCCGCCCAACGCCAAGAGGATCGGCGGCCGCGGGAGGAGGGTTCCCCGGTCGAGAAGATCGATCCCCGGTTGCTGGGGGAGGTTTCGGCGGCTGGCACGGAAAAACAGGTCGTGGAGGCGGAATCACCACTGGCCGGCCGGGGTGTTAACACCCTCTACGTGTGGCGATCGGACCGCTTTCGGCAGCAGGAGCAGGCTGATTCCGCCTTTGTCCCTGCCCTGCGGAAAACGGGCGTGGAGCGCCTGTTGCTGTCACTTGACCAGAGGCAGATCGACAGCTTGGCCACCCCGGAGGCGCGGGCGATTTTTTCCTCCTGGATTGAGCGGTTGCATGGCCAGGGGATCACGGTGGAACTGCTGCTGGGCGAACCGTCATGGATTCTGGCGCAGCATCGGCCGCGCCTGGTGGAGATCGTCGCTTCGCTGGCGGACCTACCCTTTGCCGGCCTGCATCTGGATCTTGAAATCGATCAGCTGGATGAGCGGCATCGACGTGATACCAAGATGCTCACAGAGTGGGCCGCCACGGTCGAGGCGGCCAGGCGGGCCAGCCCCTGGCCCGTCGGGGTGAGCCTGCATCCGCGGACCCTGAAGCCGAACGGGAAAAAGAAGGAGTTAGGGGCCATGCTTGATCGTCTGCAGGTGACGGAGGTGGTGTTGATGATCTATGCGGCCAATCCGCAACGGGTGGCAGAGGTGGCCACCCCCATCCTCCAAGCGTTCCCGCGCCAGCGTTTTTCCGTGGCTCAGAGCGTGGAACCGGAGTTGTCGACCGAGGAAAGTCATTATCAGGCGGGCCGGGCACAGTTCACCGCCCGCATGACCCGGTTGGCCCAGTTGCTCGCCGCTCCCAATTTTCATGGTCTCGTGGTCCAGGATTGGAGCCGGTGGCAGGAGATGCAACCATGA